The Kitasatospora sp. NBC_00374 genome has a segment encoding these proteins:
- a CDS encoding acyl-CoA dehydrogenase family protein, which translates to MAPRTRNLASDPDRPSFLEELYQGRFRWDLIHPFPEQRPEDHERGDAAVAAVGAFLRERIDPTEVDVRGSLPDGFLAELGGHGYLRLQAGPEVGGHGLSSFNTFRVIEEAASWCLPVAVLLGIENALGAGAFLPVLPPGPLADRVRDHVRAGGLSGSADTEPEGAANQGRTTTAEPVEDGAAYLLNGRKVQVVNAPGGGLFSVTASVRAADGTERNRLFFVDADTPGVRRSGAQELMGMRGLPFGGLDLENVRVPAELALAEPDPEHTSRLTPAVSLLVVRGRLYIIAAPSLATAKHCLAWAHDFVARRSVDGRGLGEYEEIRRRLAESKADAFALESTARWSLLGEDHGTAVNLKFEQNASKNICSVLGWRIAERTLSMLGGEGYETAQSKHRRQVPALPLERAFRDVRGLRITGGVDFLLDNWSAGRTLLSYYYPEPDHAAELAQEQAPPAEFGDDHALSADNLAHLHFVREQVHRFGRDCLRLTRRYPERAELASRQRLLILLNRTATELLTMSLTLARAASATTAGQLDVQDLADVYCTTARARLASLLHRRAQEEGLGSAGAAAARLGTVPPPAAVPPTHDVTFADASGAGR; encoded by the coding sequence ATGGCTCCACGCACCCGTAACCTCGCCAGCGACCCGGACCGGCCCAGCTTCCTGGAGGAGCTGTACCAGGGCCGGTTCCGCTGGGATCTGATCCACCCGTTCCCCGAGCAGCGGCCCGAGGACCACGAGCGCGGCGACGCCGCGGTGGCCGCCGTCGGCGCGTTCCTGCGCGAGCGGATCGACCCCACCGAGGTCGACGTCCGGGGCAGCCTGCCCGACGGCTTCCTGGCGGAGCTGGGCGGCCACGGCTACCTCAGGCTGCAGGCCGGCCCCGAGGTCGGCGGGCACGGCCTGTCCTCGTTCAACACCTTCCGGGTGATCGAGGAGGCCGCGTCCTGGTGCCTGCCGGTGGCGGTGCTGCTGGGCATCGAGAACGCCCTGGGGGCCGGCGCCTTCCTGCCGGTGCTGCCGCCCGGCCCGCTGGCCGACCGGGTCAGGGACCACGTGCGGGCGGGAGGGCTGTCCGGCAGCGCCGACACGGAGCCCGAGGGCGCCGCCAACCAGGGACGCACCACCACCGCCGAGCCGGTCGAGGACGGCGCCGCCTACCTGCTCAACGGGCGGAAGGTCCAGGTCGTCAACGCGCCGGGCGGAGGCCTGTTCAGCGTCACCGCCTCGGTACGGGCAGCGGACGGCACCGAGCGCAACCGGCTCTTCTTCGTCGACGCCGACACCCCGGGGGTCCGGCGCAGCGGCGCGCAGGAGCTGATGGGCATGCGCGGTCTGCCGTTCGGCGGGCTCGACCTGGAGAACGTCCGGGTCCCCGCGGAGCTGGCACTGGCCGAACCGGACCCCGAGCACACCTCCCGGCTCACCCCGGCGGTCTCGCTGCTGGTGGTCCGCGGCCGGCTCTACATCATCGCCGCGCCCTCGCTGGCCACCGCGAAGCACTGCCTGGCCTGGGCGCACGACTTCGTGGCGCGCCGCTCGGTGGACGGCCGGGGCCTCGGGGAGTACGAGGAGATCCGGCGCCGGCTGGCCGAGTCGAAGGCCGACGCCTTCGCGCTGGAGAGCACGGCCCGGTGGAGTCTGCTCGGCGAGGACCACGGCACGGCCGTCAACCTCAAGTTCGAGCAGAACGCCTCGAAGAACATCTGCTCGGTGCTCGGCTGGCGGATCGCCGAACGGACCCTGTCGATGCTGGGCGGCGAGGGCTACGAGACGGCGCAGAGCAAGCACCGGCGGCAGGTGCCCGCACTTCCGCTGGAGCGGGCCTTCCGTGACGTCCGCGGTCTGCGGATCACCGGCGGGGTCGACTTCCTCCTCGACAACTGGAGCGCCGGCCGGACGCTGCTGTCCTACTACTACCCCGAGCCCGACCACGCGGCCGAGCTCGCGCAGGAGCAGGCCCCGCCGGCGGAGTTCGGCGACGACCACGCGCTCTCGGCCGACAACCTCGCGCACCTGCACTTCGTCCGCGAGCAGGTGCACCGCTTCGGGCGCGACTGCCTCCGACTCACCCGCAGGTACCCGGAGCGCGCCGAACTCGCCTCCAGGCAGCGCCTGTTGATTCTGCTCAACCGCACCGCGACGGAACTGCTGACGATGTCGCTCACGCTGGCCCGGGCCGCGAGCGCGACCACCGCCGGGCAGCTGGACGTGCAGGACCTCGCGGACGTGTACTGCACCACCGCCCGGGCCCGGCTGGCCTCGCTGCTCCACCGGCGCGCCCAGGAGGAGGGCCTCGGCTCCGCCGGCGCCGCCGCAGCACGGCTGGGCACCGTCCCGCCGCCGGCCGCGGTTCCACCGACCCACGACGTGACCTTCGCCGACGCCTCCGGGGCCGGCCGATGA
- a CDS encoding amino acid adenylation domain-containing protein, giving the protein MTDLLRTDLLRSDLPADSPAGPLLHELFREQAARHPDRIAVRDTRQSLTYAQVDRRSDWLAAQLHSRCPQPGVLVGLHLERGADVVVAMLAVLKSGHTYVPLDPGYPVERLLFTARDARLGLVLSDQAVPAGLAELPVLRLDELTQPDGAVPAPPVPGTADAPAYVIYTSGSTGRPKGVRVPHRNVAALVRACGRRYELRHDDVWTLFHSYSFDFSVWEIWGALLSGGTLIVVPHPTAASAQATLRLLTDEGVTVFNVVPSVFRHLTRAARRTGLVPSALRYVIFGGESVDIRDVRAWRAVAGRETRFVNTYGITETTVFVTYRLFTDEELDREPDAPDGSAFALDIGEPLDGWELRVVGEDGAPVAPGETGEILVAGSGVALGYLHRPELTAERFPLLPVPGGGTRRHYRSGDLARLLPDGMFCYAGRADDQVKVNGFRIELGEVEARLQDAPGVRELVVVRTVSRIGEPMLTAFYTTPDTAPPTAGLQGEREHQERLTAHARRALPAHMVPGLWVHLAGLPVNPSGKTDRKALSAWPGQPPRPPSAG; this is encoded by the coding sequence ATGACCGACCTCCTCCGCACCGACCTCCTCCGCTCCGACCTCCCGGCCGACTCCCCGGCCGGCCCGCTGCTCCACGAGCTCTTCCGCGAGCAGGCCGCCCGCCACCCCGACCGGATCGCGGTGCGCGACACCCGCCAGTCGCTCACCTACGCCCAGGTCGACCGCCGTTCGGACTGGCTGGCGGCCCAGTTGCACAGCCGCTGCCCGCAGCCCGGGGTGCTGGTGGGGCTGCACCTGGAGCGCGGGGCCGACGTGGTCGTGGCCATGCTCGCGGTGCTCAAGAGCGGGCACACGTACGTGCCGCTCGACCCCGGCTACCCGGTGGAGCGCCTGCTGTTCACCGCGCGGGACGCCCGCCTCGGCCTGGTCCTCTCCGACCAGGCCGTGCCGGCCGGGCTCGCGGAGCTGCCGGTCCTGCGGCTCGACGAGCTCACCCAGCCCGACGGCGCGGTACCGGCTCCCCCGGTGCCCGGCACGGCCGACGCGCCCGCGTACGTCATCTACACCTCGGGCTCCACCGGACGCCCCAAGGGCGTCCGGGTGCCGCACCGCAACGTGGCGGCCCTGGTCCGCGCCTGCGGCCGCCGCTACGAGCTGCGCCACGACGACGTCTGGACCCTCTTCCACTCGTACTCCTTCGACTTCTCGGTCTGGGAGATCTGGGGCGCGCTGCTCAGCGGCGGCACGCTGATCGTGGTGCCGCACCCGACCGCGGCCTCCGCGCAGGCGACGCTGCGGCTGCTGACCGACGAGGGGGTCACGGTCTTCAACGTGGTGCCGTCGGTCTTCCGCCATCTGACGCGGGCGGCCCGGCGCACCGGTCTGGTGCCGTCGGCCCTGCGGTACGTGATCTTCGGCGGCGAGTCGGTGGACATCCGCGACGTACGGGCGTGGCGGGCGGTGGCGGGCCGGGAGACCCGGTTCGTCAACACCTACGGCATCACCGAGACCACCGTCTTCGTCACCTACCGGCTCTTCACGGACGAGGAGCTGGACCGGGAGCCGGACGCCCCCGACGGCTCCGCGTTCGCGCTGGACATCGGCGAGCCGCTGGACGGCTGGGAGCTGCGGGTGGTCGGCGAGGACGGTGCACCCGTCGCCCCCGGCGAGACCGGCGAGATCCTGGTCGCGGGCTCCGGCGTCGCGCTGGGATACCTGCACCGGCCCGAGCTGACCGCGGAGCGCTTCCCGCTGCTGCCCGTCCCCGGAGGCGGGACCCGGCGGCACTACCGCAGCGGCGACCTGGCCCGGCTGCTGCCGGACGGCATGTTCTGCTACGCCGGACGGGCCGACGACCAGGTGAAGGTCAACGGCTTCCGGATCGAGCTCGGTGAGGTCGAGGCCCGGCTCCAGGACGCGCCGGGCGTCCGCGAGCTGGTGGTGGTCAGGACGGTCAGCCGGATCGGCGAGCCGATGCTCACCGCCTTCTACACGACACCCGACACCGCACCGCCGACAGCCGGCCTCCAGGGGGAGCGGGAACACCAGGAGCGCCTGACCGCCCACGCGCGCAGGGCCCTGCCCGCGCACATGGTCCCCGGGCTGTGGGTGCACCTGGCCGGGCTGCCGGTCAACCCGTCCGGCAAGACCGACCGCAAGGCGCTCTCCGCATGGCCCGGGCAGCCGCCCCGGCCGCCGTCCGCCGGCTGA
- the asnB gene encoding asparagine synthase (glutamine-hydrolyzing) has translation MSGIAGWVDRGRDLTREGLAAAVMTARLAARGRHGERLWSSRSAVLGHRADALDTVGAQPAVVREHGGPIAVITFDGVLYNASELRSQLASDGRRGPLATDADVVLRGYLRWGCAVAEKLEGLFAFAVWDVRSSELLLCRDRFGVKPLSYLPLPDGVLFASEVAALAAHPLVGTELDAEGLCSVLAQVRRPGHAVLRGLREVRPAHLVRFRADGVVEQRYWSLEARPHTQDLAQTVETARGLLDEAISREAGAGTPSVLLSGGLDSSALTGLVSEVAGGAPRTFTVSFGDSAAAVPDRPFAQAVVDRLGCDHREVLVDPARLTDPLALEAVLAAKDFPSPFGDKNLTPYLFYRQVAEHTPTALSGEAADAVFGGLISGQERASSEHRTFPWIERARTFGMMHGIGNGLFDEELLHELDYPAFCAERYQEAREEVPHLDGAQGDDRRAREIDYLHMTRLYEQAVNHSERLGAAAGLQVRFPFSDHRLFGYLYNVPWRMKSFDGRDKSLLRTIARDLLPASVLDRPKVPFPITYHAGYKQSLATRLRQVLEDPGAPVLPLLDLPAAWKVVDDPRLLDRGGWLGRADTEMVLQLDGWLRGRRIRLAL, from the coding sequence ATGTCCGGGATCGCCGGCTGGGTCGACCGTGGCCGCGACCTGACCCGTGAGGGTCTGGCCGCGGCCGTGATGACGGCCCGGCTCGCCGCACGCGGCCGCCACGGCGAGCGGCTGTGGTCCAGCCGCTCCGCCGTCCTCGGCCATCGCGCCGACGCCCTGGACACGGTGGGCGCGCAGCCCGCCGTGGTCCGGGAGCACGGTGGCCCGATCGCCGTGATCACCTTCGACGGGGTGCTGTACAACGCCTCCGAGCTCCGCTCGCAGCTGGCCTCGGACGGCCGCCGGGGCCCGCTGGCGACCGATGCCGACGTGGTGCTGCGCGGGTACCTGCGCTGGGGTTGCGCGGTCGCCGAGAAGCTGGAGGGACTGTTCGCGTTCGCCGTCTGGGACGTCCGGAGCTCCGAACTGCTGCTCTGCCGTGACCGGTTCGGGGTCAAGCCGCTGAGCTACCTGCCGCTGCCCGACGGGGTGCTGTTCGCCTCCGAGGTGGCGGCGCTGGCCGCGCACCCGCTGGTGGGCACCGAACTGGACGCCGAGGGCCTGTGCTCGGTGCTGGCCCAGGTCCGCAGGCCCGGGCACGCGGTGCTGCGCGGTCTGCGCGAGGTCAGGCCCGCCCACCTGGTGCGGTTCCGCGCCGACGGGGTCGTCGAGCAGCGTTACTGGTCGCTGGAGGCCCGTCCGCACACCCAGGACCTCGCGCAGACCGTCGAGACCGCCCGCGGGCTGCTCGACGAGGCGATCTCGCGGGAGGCGGGGGCCGGGACACCGTCGGTGCTGCTGTCCGGCGGCCTGGACTCCAGCGCCCTGACCGGCCTGGTCTCCGAGGTCGCCGGCGGCGCGCCGCGCACCTTCACGGTCTCCTTCGGGGACAGCGCCGCCGCGGTGCCCGACCGGCCGTTCGCCCAGGCCGTGGTGGACCGGCTGGGCTGCGACCACCGGGAGGTCCTGGTCGATCCGGCGCGGTTGACCGATCCGCTGGCCCTGGAGGCCGTCCTCGCGGCCAAGGACTTCCCCTCGCCGTTCGGCGACAAGAACCTCACCCCCTACCTGTTCTACCGTCAGGTCGCGGAGCACACGCCGACGGCGCTCAGCGGCGAGGCCGCCGACGCGGTGTTCGGCGGCCTGATCAGCGGGCAGGAACGGGCCTCCTCCGAGCACCGCACCTTCCCGTGGATCGAACGGGCCCGCACCTTCGGCATGATGCACGGCATCGGCAACGGCCTCTTCGACGAGGAGCTGCTGCACGAGCTGGACTACCCCGCCTTCTGCGCCGAGCGCTACCAGGAGGCGAGGGAGGAGGTACCGCACCTGGACGGTGCGCAGGGCGACGACCGGCGGGCCCGCGAGATCGACTACCTGCACATGACCAGGCTGTACGAGCAGGCGGTCAACCACTCGGAGCGGCTGGGCGCCGCGGCCGGGCTCCAGGTCCGCTTCCCGTTCTCCGACCACCGGTTGTTCGGCTACCTCTACAACGTCCCCTGGCGGATGAAGTCCTTCGACGGCCGGGACAAGAGCCTGCTGCGGACGATCGCCAGGGACCTGCTGCCCGCCTCGGTGCTGGACCGGCCGAAGGTGCCGTTCCCGATCACCTACCACGCCGGGTACAAGCAGTCGCTGGCCACCAGGCTGCGTCAGGTGCTGGAGGACCCGGGCGCGCCGGTGCTGCCGCTGCTGGACCTGCCGGCCGCCTGGAAGGTGGTGGACGACCCCAGGCTCCTGGACCGCGGCGGCTGGCTGGGGCGGGCCGACACCGAGATGGTGCTCCAGCTGGACGGCTGGCTGCGCGGCCGCCGGATCAGGTTGGCGCTGTGA
- a CDS encoding cytochrome P450, with protein MPETDQASCPYLAGAADTVHHLDAEFTQNPFPDLERLREAGPVHRVRLPNGTERWLITRYDEVMAALADPRLSNELARGLQKVLPPEPLPPSWQVALRTSSLLGRAMANLDPPDHDRLRKLVVRTFSAKRIEGMRPRIQEITDELFDALAGRTEFDLVEAVSNQLPITVICELLGVPSSDADLFRTAASVLGGFVPDDEAARRTIAALDAFDTYVRSLVTARRAEPGPDLFSELTRVTTGGQGLTDDELVSMAGLLLFGGYETSAQLISSAVLSLLQHPEQLAAVRAEPGLLPGVVDEVLRFEGPVNPGLNRYALEDVEIGGVTIPQGSYVVLGVAAANRDPRHWAEPDRFDVTRTATAKQLGFGYGLHYCIGARLAQLEVEITLGTALRRYPNLRLAVPADRLRWRAGSVRGVRELPLLVD; from the coding sequence GTGCCAGAGACCGACCAGGCGAGCTGCCCGTACCTCGCGGGCGCAGCCGACACCGTCCACCACCTCGACGCCGAGTTCACCCAGAACCCCTTCCCCGACCTGGAGCGCCTGCGCGAGGCCGGCCCGGTCCACCGGGTGCGGCTGCCGAACGGCACCGAGCGGTGGCTGATCACCCGTTACGACGAGGTGATGGCGGCGCTGGCCGACCCTCGGTTGAGCAACGAACTGGCCCGCGGCCTGCAGAAGGTGCTGCCGCCCGAGCCGCTTCCGCCGAGCTGGCAGGTGGCGCTGCGGACCAGCAGCCTGCTCGGCCGGGCGATGGCCAACCTCGACCCGCCGGACCACGACCGGCTGCGCAAGCTGGTCGTCAGGACCTTCAGTGCCAAGCGGATCGAGGGTATGCGCCCGCGGATCCAGGAGATCACCGACGAACTCTTCGACGCGCTCGCCGGGCGCACGGAGTTCGACCTGGTGGAGGCCGTCTCCAACCAGCTGCCGATCACGGTCATCTGCGAGCTGCTGGGGGTGCCGTCCTCGGACGCGGACCTGTTCCGTACCGCGGCCAGTGTCCTCGGCGGCTTCGTGCCGGACGACGAGGCCGCCCGCCGGACGATCGCGGCCCTGGACGCCTTCGACACCTATGTGCGCTCCCTCGTCACGGCGCGGCGCGCCGAGCCCGGCCCCGACCTGTTCAGCGAGCTGACCAGGGTCACCACCGGTGGCCAGGGCCTGACCGACGACGAACTGGTCAGCATGGCCGGCCTGTTGCTGTTCGGCGGCTACGAGACCTCGGCGCAGCTGATCAGCAGCGCGGTGCTCTCCCTGCTCCAGCACCCCGAGCAGCTGGCCGCGGTGCGGGCCGAGCCCGGCCTGCTGCCGGGTGTCGTCGACGAGGTGCTGCGCTTCGAGGGCCCGGTCAACCCGGGTCTGAACCGGTACGCGCTGGAGGACGTCGAGATCGGCGGGGTGACGATCCCGCAGGGCTCCTACGTGGTTCTCGGCGTGGCCGCCGCCAACCGCGATCCCCGTCACTGGGCGGAGCCCGACCGCTTCGACGTCACCCGGACCGCCACCGCCAAGCAGCTCGGCTTCGGCTACGGCCTGCACTACTGCATCGGCGCCCGGCTGGCCCAGCTGGAGGTGGAGATCACCCTCGGCACCGCGCTGCGCCGCTACCCGAACCTGCGGCTCGCGGTGCCCGCCGACCGGCTTCGCTGGCGGGCCGGTTCGGTCCGCGGGGTGCGCGAACTGCCGCTGCTCGTCGACTGA
- a CDS encoding type I polyketide synthase gives MNQENAIAIIGMSCRLPGAGDVDEFWRNLRAGADGISRFGRAELLAAGVDPALADHPDYVPARGVIAGGDRFDWEHFGYSAAEAEGIDPQQRVFLECAAQALDDAGTDPARTDGWIGVYAGCDTAAAPGSPDSDPARATMRIIGYEKDFLATRVAYKLGLRGPAVTVQTACSTSLVAVHQACRALLGYECDTALAGGVTVRLPEAGGYLHQDGNILAEDGRCRAFDAAATGTVSSSGVGVVVLKRLEDALAHGDRIVAVIRGSAINNDGGEKIGFTAPSVAGQRDVIELAMAQAGVGADEIGYVEAHGTGTRVGDPVELAALTAAYRAGTDRVGYCLIGAAKANIGHTGAASGVAGLIKTALMLQHREFVPTPHFERPNPELKLATTPFRVSTALSPWVSEGPRLAGVSSFGIGGTNAHVVLGEAPPTGPAPSGRDGAGPALLCLSASSPESLHTLREQLADRLGAPDAPALADTARTLAARRRFRHRVTVVADAPGPAARGLREAERVTHAEREPETAFLFPGQGALRAGHGRGAHAVLPVFRDVFEDCREQVRQRFGVELGAMLDPATPAAWFADTRHQQLGLFVLGYGLAQQLASWDVHPTALLGQSVGEYTAAAVAGVWSLPDALGLVWQRARAMHHAAPGRMLALRIGPDEAAALLDADVALAVAGGDHVVLSGPVRRITELAEAQRELGVQVRLLETEHAFHSPLMASSADALRRAVAATAHRAPRVPFVSNLTGGWAEHTSVGDPDYWAGQLLGTVRLADGLRTLADSGAKVLVELGPGDGLGRQAAGGALGAPARASAVALLGRDPGREDAAVLRGLGRLWERGVDVPWDELTPTGRGRLVSLPPHPMSGTRCRPAPGRDRTGDAGEESTGLQAAEPQATEPRSAGPRSFGTPSAPARTGQDGSGEARTERLAALWRAALGVDTALAGDDFYELGGSSLMIVGLLARVRAETGVQIPAAAVAAALTFRRLVELVGERAPGEAAPTTADTAAPRTPRPDRAAVPDVPGLTLLRDGGPRDPLFLLAPAGGSTLSYRHLAAAMDGTRPVYGIESPGLHDRRRTLYRLEQIAAHQVGVVRRARPNGPYLLGGWSFGAMVAHEMTRQLLDEGEEVRLLLAIDGYLPDTGGRPVATRPRWLGQALSFQAEALLKRGRSKLIGAGPGRGAGAQGGLNRIGDLAGAAGATDFVRVHNANLTAMLRHRPRPAPCDLVLFKAAADETRCAELARHLAPLYRGEVRVEPVPGDHWSALGPEHAATLAGRLRPYLEPLD, from the coding sequence ATGAATCAGGAAAACGCGATCGCGATCATTGGGATGTCCTGCCGGCTCCCCGGCGCCGGGGACGTCGACGAGTTCTGGCGCAACCTCCGGGCCGGCGCCGACGGCATCAGCCGGTTCGGCCGGGCCGAGCTGCTGGCGGCGGGGGTGGATCCGGCCCTGGCCGACCACCCGGACTACGTGCCGGCGCGTGGCGTGATCGCCGGCGGCGACCGCTTCGACTGGGAGCACTTCGGCTACAGCGCGGCCGAGGCCGAGGGGATCGACCCTCAGCAGCGGGTGTTTCTGGAGTGCGCGGCGCAGGCGCTGGACGACGCCGGCACCGACCCCGCCCGCACCGACGGCTGGATCGGCGTCTACGCGGGCTGCGACACCGCGGCGGCGCCCGGCTCCCCCGACTCCGACCCGGCCCGCGCCACCATGCGGATCATCGGGTACGAGAAGGACTTCCTGGCCACCCGGGTCGCGTACAAGCTCGGTCTGCGCGGGCCCGCGGTCACCGTCCAGACCGCCTGCTCGACCTCGCTGGTCGCCGTGCACCAGGCCTGCCGCGCGCTGCTCGGGTACGAGTGCGACACCGCGCTGGCCGGCGGGGTGACGGTCCGGCTGCCGGAGGCGGGGGGCTACCTCCACCAGGACGGCAACATCCTGGCCGAGGACGGGCGCTGCCGTGCCTTCGACGCCGCCGCCACCGGAACGGTGAGCAGCAGCGGCGTCGGCGTGGTGGTGCTCAAGCGGCTGGAGGACGCGCTGGCGCACGGGGACCGGATCGTCGCGGTGATCCGGGGCTCGGCGATCAACAACGACGGCGGCGAGAAGATCGGGTTCACCGCTCCTTCGGTGGCCGGCCAGCGGGACGTGATCGAGCTGGCCATGGCCCAGGCCGGTGTCGGGGCGGACGAGATCGGCTACGTGGAGGCCCACGGCACCGGCACCCGGGTCGGCGACCCCGTCGAGCTGGCCGCGCTCACCGCGGCGTACCGGGCCGGCACCGATCGCGTCGGCTACTGCCTGATCGGTGCCGCGAAGGCCAACATCGGGCACACCGGTGCGGCGTCCGGGGTCGCCGGGCTGATCAAGACCGCGCTGATGCTCCAGCACCGCGAGTTCGTACCGACCCCGCACTTCGAACGCCCCAATCCCGAACTGAAGCTGGCCACCACGCCGTTCCGGGTCAGCACCGCACTGAGCCCCTGGGTGAGCGAGGGGCCGCGGCTGGCCGGGGTCAGCTCGTTCGGGATCGGCGGGACCAACGCGCACGTGGTGCTCGGGGAGGCCCCGCCGACCGGCCCCGCACCGAGCGGGCGGGACGGGGCCGGCCCGGCCCTGCTGTGCCTGTCCGCATCCTCCCCCGAGTCCCTGCACACGCTGCGCGAACAGCTCGCCGACCGGCTCGGTGCGCCGGACGCCCCCGCCCTCGCCGACACCGCACGCACCCTGGCCGCCCGGCGCCGCTTCCGCCACCGGGTCACCGTGGTGGCCGACGCCCCCGGCCCGGCGGCCCGGGGCCTGCGCGAGGCCGAACGGGTCACGCACGCGGAGCGCGAACCGGAGACCGCCTTCCTCTTCCCCGGCCAGGGCGCCCTGCGGGCGGGCCACGGGCGGGGCGCCCACGCGGTCCTGCCGGTCTTCAGGGACGTCTTCGAGGACTGCCGCGAGCAGGTGCGGCAGCGGTTCGGGGTCGAGCTCGGCGCGATGCTCGACCCCGCCACCCCGGCGGCGTGGTTCGCCGACACCCGGCACCAGCAGCTCGGCCTGTTCGTCCTCGGCTACGGTCTCGCCCAGCAGCTGGCGAGCTGGGACGTGCATCCGACCGCGCTCCTCGGGCAGAGCGTCGGCGAGTACACCGCCGCCGCGGTCGCCGGCGTCTGGAGCCTGCCGGACGCGCTCGGCCTGGTGTGGCAGCGCGCCCGGGCCATGCACCACGCCGCGCCGGGCCGGATGCTGGCCCTGCGGATCGGCCCGGACGAGGCCGCCGCCCTGCTCGACGCGGACGTGGCCCTCGCGGTGGCCGGCGGCGACCATGTGGTGCTCTCCGGCCCCGTGCGGCGGATCACCGAGCTGGCCGAGGCACAGCGCGAACTCGGCGTCCAGGTCAGGCTTCTGGAGACCGAGCACGCGTTCCACTCGCCCTTGATGGCCTCGTCCGCGGATGCGCTGCGCCGGGCGGTGGCGGCCACCGCGCACCGGGCCCCCCGGGTGCCGTTCGTCTCGAATCTCACCGGCGGCTGGGCGGAGCACACCTCGGTCGGCGATCCCGACTACTGGGCCGGGCAGCTGCTCGGCACGGTGCGACTGGCGGACGGGCTGCGGACGCTGGCGGACAGCGGGGCGAAGGTGCTGGTCGAGCTCGGGCCCGGCGACGGGCTCGGCCGCCAGGCCGCCGGCGGTGCGCTCGGCGCGCCGGCCCGGGCCTCGGCCGTGGCGCTGCTCGGGCGCGACCCGGGGCGGGAGGACGCCGCCGTGCTGCGCGGTCTCGGCCGGCTCTGGGAGCGCGGGGTGGACGTGCCCTGGGACGAGCTGACGCCGACCGGCCGGGGCCGGCTGGTCTCGCTCCCGCCCCACCCGATGTCCGGCACCCGCTGCCGCCCGGCGCCCGGCCGGGACCGGACCGGGGACGCCGGTGAGGAGTCCACCGGGCTGCAGGCCGCCGAGCCGCAGGCCACCGAGCCGCGGTCCGCCGGGCCGCGGTCCTTCGGGACGCCGTCCGCACCGGCCCGGACCGGTCAGGACGGTTCCGGCGAAGCCCGTACGGAACGGCTGGCCGCGCTCTGGCGCGCCGCCCTCGGCGTCGACACCGCCCTCGCGGGGGACGACTTCTACGAGCTCGGCGGTTCGTCCCTGATGATCGTGGGGCTGCTCGCCCGGGTGAGGGCCGAGACCGGGGTCCAGATCCCGGCCGCGGCCGTGGCGGCCGCGCTGACCTTCCGCCGGCTCGTCGAGCTCGTCGGTGAGCGAGCGCCGGGCGAGGCCGCTCCCACCACGGCGGACACCGCCGCCCCCCGGACGCCGCGGCCCGACCGGGCCGCGGTGCCCGACGTCCCCGGACTGACCCTGCTGCGCGACGGCGGCCCGCGCGACCCGCTGTTCCTGCTCGCGCCGGCGGGCGGCAGCACGCTGAGCTACCGCCACCTGGCCGCGGCGATGGACGGAACCCGCCCGGTGTACGGCATCGAGTCACCGGGCCTGCACGACCGGCGACGCACGCTGTACCGGCTGGAGCAGATCGCCGCGCACCAGGTCGGAGTGGTGCGCCGCGCCCGGCCGAACGGCCCCTATCTGCTCGGCGGCTGGTCGTTCGGGGCGATGGTGGCCCACGAGATGACGCGTCAACTCCTCGACGAAGGGGAGGAGGTGAGGCTGCTGCTGGCGATCGACGGCTATCTGCCGGACACCGGCGGCCGCCCGGTCGCCACCCGCCCCCGCTGGCTGGGACAGGCGCTGTCCTTCCAGGCCGAGGCGCTGCTCAAGCGCGGCCGTTCGAAGCTGATCGGCGCCGGTCCCGGCCGCGGCGCCGGGGCGCAGGGCGGACTGAACCGGATCGGCGACCTCGCCGGGGCCGCCGGCGCGACCGACTTCGTCCGGGTGCACAACGCGAACCTCACCGCGATGCTGCGGCACCGTCCGCGGCCGGCGCCCTGCGACCTGGTGCTGTTCAAGGCGGCGGCCGACGAGACCCGGTGCGCCGAGCTCGCCCGGCACCTGGCCCCGCTCTACCGGGGCGAGGTGCGGGTCGAGCCGGTGCCGGGCGACCACTGGTCGGCCCTGGGCCCGGAGCACGCCGCCACCCTCGCCGGCCGGCTGCGGCCGTACCTCGAACCGCTGGACTGA